AAGTTGATGAGAGTAAACATGCAGCTATAGCTCTCATAGACTTAGTAAAACAATATCCAtgtgaataattaattattatcaaaTTATTTAGTGCAATAAATTCAAGTTAATTTAAgactttatatttaattatatttattacaatttatagaTCAAATAACTTTATTAAGTATTGGTCCATCAACAAATGTTGCTACGGCAATTGCATTGGAACCTCTATTTTTAAcgtatttaaaaaatcacaTCATACTAGGTTCCAGTGTTAGTGGAGTTGGTAATATTTCACCTAATATTGAATTTAATTTCTATCAAGATCCAGAAGGTAATTATATGATACTGAATAAGAACACTACAAGTGTTTTATTTCCATGGGAGACAGCAATCAACGCTTACATATCCAtggtaattattttaaaataatataatataatatcaatattaatttatattttaaaaaatgatataaaatatctGTGATTTTTGAGCAGGATTGGCGTATAAATGTATTAGGAAAGATAAATTCTTCTattgtgaattttttaaacaaagcaGAGCGGAAAAGTTTAACAAAGTCCAATTCGTGGAGCATTTCAGATGGAATGGCTGCTGCAATTATGCTACAGCCACAACTTGTAACAAGATCTATAATAACAAATGTGAGTCCTGTAATCGATGGACTCGCAAGGGGTTCGATACTTGTAGATTATACTAATCTAACTGGTAGGCCAAAAAATGCAAAAATTATACAAGAGATTGATACAGATGGTTTCCAACAACTGTTATTGAACAAATTTTCTTAAACACACATATTTCGCATGTAAATACTTAAAGAaggataaatattataataaagatACTATACTATTATAATACTACACTAtgctataaatattaaaaatattatactattacactaaaagaagcataataaaaaatacttacATTGAAAAAATTGGTACTTTTTCTATCAGCAAATAGTCCTTGAAATCTTTCCTCTCGATAAAATTGACAATTATAACTGTCCAACAAAAGATTCCTGCATTTTATTATGTCCTTAGCAGTCTTATTGTTGAAGAAGAAATGCGATAGTCTATAAAACGATTTGTAATGCTCTGAAAATCTTAGGATGCATTGTTCTAGACCAGCTAAACAATATGTTATTAGAGTTGCAACTTCTTCTTCAgtcatattttcttctttttgtacAAAAACCGagtcctctttctttctttcacttTCACTTTCACCGGAGTCGCTTTCAGTGTCACTTGAACTATCGCTATCAGAACTATCATCACTACTGCTTGATTCATCGCTGCTGCTAGAGCTAGAATTATTCGTTTCGGTCGTTGTCGTAGTTGTTTGTGTAGTTGTTGTACTTTCTTGCGAACCTCTCCTACTTAAAGTTAACTCTTCCTTCGTAGTACTTGCAAGTTTCTTTTTATCGGGAGGTTTATCTTTCATTTCTTTATTACCTAACTGCAGATCTTCGTTTTGTAACCACTTCCCTTCAAACTTTCTTGTATCTTCATCTTCAGGCGAAGATTGTCGTGTTTCCTGACTAATCTCCATCGCTTGTTTCATAAGAGCGTCCATTAAATCTTGGACATTTTCCGATTTTCCTTCACTTTCGAAAACAGTGCCAATTTTTAAAGATGTTAATGAATCTTTCTTATTATCTTCTGATTTTACATTCACCTTTGTCTTTTCAATAGTTTTCTTTAGTTTCTTTCTTTGTGATTTTGATTCATTACTTTCATCGCTCGATAATACCATAATCTcatcgttcttttctttttgtaaaACCATATCACAAACTTTTGTGATTACGTCATCTATTAAAGCTACAACGTCTTGCATTAATTGCAAATGAGATACGTTACCTAATTTTATCCTCTTTGCATTATCTTGTGATACTTCTGCGAGAGATCTCTTACGTGCTTCTGTCTTCCCTTGTTCAATACGTTGACTCGTTCCAAACCCTTTATTTGTTCTGTCTATGATTTCAATCTCCTCAATGCTATTTGAACGTCGACCGATCGTAACAATATTTCTGTCTCCTTCAGCTGTAAATTCCACTTCTCCTCCAGCATTTTTATTACTTGTAAAAAGATTTTCCTCTTTAATCTTCTCATTTAGTTTTGAAGTATACTTCATGAAAGGCCCTTTGGCACATTTCTCAAGATGAAATTGGAGCAATTGTCCCAAAGACTTCTTTAGAGGTTTTCCCTCATGCTGTTCAAGATATTTTAATATGCTCGCATGAATTCGATAGTGTACTTCTAATGCTTCAACCGAAAAATGCTGTGGACATTTATGACTTATTCTACGTGGGTATTGTGCATTATTGTGATATAATAATTCACTAGCCTGCGattaaatataaacaaattagTATATATATCACCTATGTCCAATATAAATGGTATACAGATTTACAACTACCTTCGCGTAATGTTCCAAATATATGGGAGGATCTTGGTTTTTCTTTTCGGCTATCTTTCCGAGCATATATTGATACAGCCATCTTTCATCATGCGGTATTGTTCCATCTTTAGTACCAATAAATAAACGAGCACATGCTTGAAAACACTGATAAGCAATTTCTaacatttcttcttttctagTTTCTAAGATTTCAAATCGTTCCATACTTAACGTGTCTGTTTCCTGTTTTAGTAATCGTGAACAAAATGAATGAACAACATATGCGAATGTCCCGTATTCAGTCCAAATAATATGATTACAAGAATCTAATTCGACAGCATGTCGATAACTGGATTGGGTTAATTTCGCTTTTGCTAAAAGTGAGTCTTCGTTTCTAAACATAAAATAAACAATCattattattaacttgtgttatatcatattaataaaaatatttaaagcaCTACTCACATtggtttatatttatttaaccaGGTTTCTATTACGGTGCCGGATGACATTGCTAGTCCAGTCCAAGAACTCAATCTTGTTGGATGAAAACATAAATCCAATAAATAATACCGAATAGCTGGGCTCCATTTACAATTTTTGAAACAAAAATCTGCTAGGAGATAATAAATAGTGGACATGGAATGCGGCAGAAGCTTCTTAACGGTCGGCATTGTGTCTCGTTCACCCATTATATAAGCCATCATTTCATCAATCACTTGATTCGGATCACTTTCTTGAGGAATTAACTTTATTATACGTTTAAACAGATCTTCCGTGTCTGCATTAATTGTTAAAGTCCTGGGCGAATGAAATTCTGGTATTTGCTTgggtttataaaaattaaacaatAACTGTGCTCCCTCCCAAGTCATTTTCATTTGAGGTACTCCATGGTCTTCTATATGTTTTGGTCGCCCTTTGTTCACTTTATTATAATGACCATATAgacaataaaatatttgttctaaatattttgaaactttACTTTTTATACTGGAAAATTGAGGAGTTTCCAATTTTGGGATAACTAAATTTAAAGTGAAAAATAAGAGTTTTGCTTCGTTGTAGCAACACCATGAGTGTCTTCCCATAAAGTCATGGGCAATAAATAAAATCATGATAGATGCTGGAACACCTTCATCCTCATCATCTGATTCAGAATAATTAGAACTATGCTTATTTTTGTATGACGATTCAGCCTTTGCTCTCTCTTTGTCTTCTTTATATTGCAAAACATAATGCAATAAGATCCAAGGCAAGACAGTTTCAAGTGGCATCTCTACAGTATTTTCCGATACATCTAATTGATTGCAAACAATGTGAACCAAATTTTGTACTAATCTCGAAAGACGTGCTTCCGGTAAATACTTTACAACAAAAGTGCTTACTTCAATTGTACAAGCTTCTAATTTTTCAAGCGCCATTAGGATGGACCTCGTCCATTTCTTTTGTTCTATATCATCGGAagcatttaaataattttgccATGCTTCGTTGAGGCAAGCTTCCGCCCATACATAACATTCTTCGTATTGTTGTAGTTGCCATAAGCTATCTAGTAACATGGATAACTGTTGTACTCTATCAACGATATTATCATTTAcggataaaaatttatttccttGTTTTGCGAACTTGAATGTATCCTGTAATATGTAGGCTAGCTCAGCGTATTTTTTTTCGTCATACAGATTTTGTATTTCTCCTAATTTCTGTCCTCTCTGAATAGATTTAAGTTTCTTCTCCACTATTTTAATACTGATATTAGAATGATATTTACAATTAGGCAATTTTAAATAAACCATTTTGTTTTGTTTCGCTAATTCTTGCATATGACTTAGTAACTAAAAAGATAATATCTGATTAGATAAATTAGGAAAAATCTCTTTGTGCTGGAATTGAAGTTACTTACCAATTCTAAAGTCTCAATGACGATGTCTGTATCTCCTTGGCACAAAAAGATATTAGCTTTGAGCCACAAAACCCTTAGAAATATCAGAATATTTTCTTCATTTAAAATATCCCTCCTAACGcttgtaaaaattatatgcCCCAGTTCCTCTGATGGCATTCCTGTACCAAGTTTATCTAATCTAAAGTAGACAATAgaattctttaattattttaattttaattggaGAAGTATAATAAAGCAAACAGAATAAAACATACGTTGAAAACGGTACTATGTCTGGTTTATTGCTTAACCATTTATCTGTATGCAGTTCACCAAATAATAAAGTCATTTCAGTATCTAGTTTTAAAATATCATCATCTATATCTTCTTCAAATGGTGATGGATGTGGAATGTGCTCCctgtagaaaagaaaaaatgcaTTTTATTACCTGAGACATGTTTACATAGAAAAGCTCACATTTATTTGTTATACCTCATAAATGTATATGCTTGCAAATATATCTCTAATATTCCTTTAGACCATTCTTGGTTCCATTTGGTGCTTAAAAATTCCGtatattttgctataattatcattaaattacTCTTACTACTATGTTCATTAATGAACATATTTACTTCAGCTATCTCAGATTCTGTACCGAAATAATTTTGTTGTTGACTatagaagaaagaaaattaattattgtaaAAACTCAGTTGTTCATCCTTAAATAAGACCTACCTTGTTTCAGGACTCGGAGATTTTGAACTGTCAGAACTTTTAACTGTTTCTAtagtatttctattattttcttgaTTAGCAAACAATTGATATAAATCCATTGTATCCATAGAATCGTCCATATTTTTAGAATGATCATCTTTGGTTAATTTTACTGTATCTGGCCTAAAATATCaacagtttatataatattgattatAAGTTACATAAGTatagaaatgttttataaatacatacaaTAATGTACTAGGAAAAATTCTTCTAAGAGTTTCTTCTAATTGGACATCATCTCTTTCAGCTTCTCTTCTATTCGAACTTCTTACTCTTGCAGAACGTCTCATACTGTTGCAACTCCAAGCCCATTGTTGCAGAAAGCATAGAGCACTTCTCCTCCTTTTTTTCACTTTTTGtacttcttcctttccttcaatctTTTCATTCAATTTCTCTTCTACCTTACATTGtacctcttcttctttctttgagTCTTTTTCATCATTGGATTTGTTACTATCCTTATCACTAATATTATCATTTTGTGCTTCATTGCCAGCATCATCCAGTATTTTCTCCAATTGTAATTTATCTCCATGATCTCCATTTTCATCTACTTCAAAGTTATTTTGCTCATCTAAATCATTTTTTACTTGACTTTGTTCTTCAAATTGTACAGCATCAGTATCTGAAATTCTCAAGAGGTCTTCATCATCTATTATTTGTACATCGCTGGAACATGATTTTTTATCATCTACTATCTCAATATCCATCATAGATTCGGCACCACCACATTGATTGTCATCAAATGTTTCACATGGAGAATTTTCATCATCTATTTCCATCTTCATTGATTCTTCAACCTCATTTTCATTCTCTGTTatggtattttgtaatacttcCTGATCAGTATTAACATCATTATTTCCCTGAGTATCTCCCTCAGTATGAGTTTTGGCTGTTTCTTCAGAATTATGAACAGTTAGATTAATTCTACTAACAAAACTCAAATTATTTTCTGTAATATATCTATGCATATCCAATAAACATTCTCCTAAATCTAACCAAGTATAGTTTTTTATGGGTTTTCTTAGTGTTAGATCTGGCAATGGTTTAGGACAGAATTCTACTCTGCATGTTTCTGCCCATCTTCTAGCAATATCCTTTGCTTCTTCTATTAACTTATCTCCTATTTGATGATCATATTGAGTATATAATGGTGGATCTAATTGCCAGTTactattgtacaatttatagcATTCTTCAAGGCATGGAAtgtctttgaatattttatcacGAAAAGCTAAACCTTTTACATAATTGGGATCACGTTCTAATGccatagaaatgtacaaaagaCAATTCATATAGTCAGGAACTGCATATAAGGCAGTTATCATGTTATCTAAACATGGCCAATGGTTTGCATTACATTTTAAACCTTGCTTAAATGATGAACATGCCAATTCTAAATTTGAGATTTTCATAGCTAAGATACCTATTCTATACCATAATGTTACATCTGTATCATCTAAATTAGCTGCTTCCCAGTAATTTTCTACAGCTTCATCGTAATTTCCCAACATGGCTTGTATAGCCCCGATATTCTTGAAACAAGAATATTTTAATGACAACATTGGCCTAGATCTACCATCAGGTATTTCAGGTTTTTCAACTTCGTCCAGCAATTCAGTTTCTAAAAGATCTTTAAAAATATTCAGTGCATCTTcttgtttattttcttttaataatacTAAAGCTTTATTATATTCGGTAAGAGCTATTTGTTCCTGAAACagatataaacaaaataaattttttagatTTTAATGGAACATATGTTATTAATAATGAACAATAAATCTTAGTTCCTCTGGaggataaaaattcaaaggaagCAGATTCAAGAGTTTACATGAATCATACATGACTATTTAACTAAATAATGTGTTTTTCGATTATAAAATGATCTATAAAACAAAACaactttaaataaaatataattaattatagtaAATTAAGACAGATTATTGTagatatttaattttctaaatGGATATGTAATCTGAATGTTCTCtgtgtataattttatataaaatttgaacACCGGTAGAAATTAACCATGTTTTAATAACTGACAAGGTAAGGTTAAGTTCTTAATAGGTTAAGTtcttaaagaaataaaaaattgacagtATTGATACGTACTTGAGCTTCTTTTGTGATACTCGGTAAATCTTCCTCTTCACTTTCTTCGCTGGATTCTTCGTTCAACGCCGATATCTTTAtcatttttagaattttttttacaaatttgatcttacatataaaatatcaacAAATCAAGCAATTCTATTCAATGTCGCCATGTTACTGAAGGTATACAACGTGCTAGTTCGTATATATACATCTCATATAGGGTGTTCAAAAAACAAGCATGTATTTCTTATAGCTCgaacgttttttattttttaatttctttatagaaatgtaatttatatgCGTGTGTATTCTTCACACGTATATTGCGTcgtttacttaaaattattcttTATACACTCTGTATATGCATTATCTGTGAACCTCGAGATTATTTAATGCACAAGTTTTGCACATATTGTAATGTTAATTCTCATTTTATATTAGTAATAATataaacaaagtaataatattatagttgttttatttgatttatttaacattttacaATCGTATAAGCATTTATAAAACTTCTACCATGTAAGTTTGTCGACATAACATAGCTTTAATCATCTTTTGTTTtacttaattatttttatcattagaATTACGATTTAATTAATCATTCATTTATCCCAATTGTGAAACGTAAATAAAATACATTCAATTTTCTTGCGCGAAGTAGAAAATTGTGTTTGAAGGAATCAAATTCAGCAGTTTTTACAAATCAAAAGATACACTCAGGTCATTGAACTGTTGTACTTAACATGCAACAATGTTTATGATTTGGGGTAAGTATTGCTAATTAACAcacattaatattttattgtatgTACTCATTTATAAGCTAATAAATTTAGTTATTAAAAACTTAAACACGGCATGTTTTACATAAAAcatcaataaaataatagtacTTAAAATCTAACTTATACGCGAATACATACACTACTAACACATATGAAAGTAGATGTACCTATCTATAAACTAGTGTTTTTCTCGTGTTTAGTAACAAAGATCGACgaaaaatttaatgtaaaaaaatattctacATAAAAACACCAGTTTATACAAATGTAGTTATACTATTTCCAACATGTtgaatacatttttattataaattatataaaagtatTTTACTTTATGATGAACAGCTACTATAAATTTGTATTTACCTCTTAGTAGCTTAGTGGTCTTTAAGACCACAAACTATTacaacaaattaaataaaaaatattagtgTAATAGGCATTGCTGGAATAATAAACAAggtaaaatacaaataattatgattacaaatataaaaatcagTTTTATAGAAACAGCTTGAGGAATATGGTAGTAATTCTTTGTCCCCAAATATGTATATCCTAACTAATTCtacaatatacaataattattattgttGGCACTCGTATACTGTAGTACAAATAATGGCTTTTTATTGACGCGAAATATTGATATTGATTATAATTATACAGAACCAAACCTGCTTTCTTAATTGCATTTATATTAACGTTTTGAGCACACGAAAATAGAGATAAAACTTGTTATAATAACTATGTACATTGTAGGAGACTGGTTCGCAAGTGGAGTACAATCTGTAAATACGCAAAATCTCCTTGATTCTGTAATTATAACAAATAAGAGTATCATAAGGAGAATTCGCATACCTCCTTACGAAGTATATAAAACTCATTGGCGCAATGGTGAGATATCTCCATATAGAATAAAGATTAATAAGTTCCGATATTGTATCTTTACACAGTTTTAAGAAGTTAATTTCTCTTTCATAACTTTGTTACCACAAGTTGTTCATAATTTTCTTTAGATCCCGAAATACAGAGACATTATTGGGCAGCATCTTTTCTTCTACCTGTCGGAACAATTTTCGTTCTTGCTTTGATAGTTATTTTGatggtaatattttgttcatAGTTTCTCATATATTCATAACAAAATAatcaattgttataaattatattcatGAATGACGGTCATTttaaatttacaattatttcagGTTTTATTCAAAAGGTGTCCACAAATGGTTGCCGTGATTGTCGCAGCGATTCTTGGCGTTATTATTGTATTTACGACGGTGATATCAATTAGTCATGCACCGATTTATGCTTGACAATCTTTAATACTACTGTTCCAAATATGTGACAtaaaattttatcttttatagTATAGATTTTCCTAAAACATTATAGATAAAGACTGGTGTAAAGATAGTTGTATCATCAGCGGAGACAATTACACACACGTCCgcacatattaaatatttttatgatatgtatattgttttataatagaaaaacaaagtattattttatcaattaCTAATATAAGTACTCTACTTACTACTAGCAATTCTTGTtacttaattttatttcaatcatATCCTTTGACACCCTTATCACTTTCTGTTCGTAACTTTGTAATGCTCTTTGTAATCTTTGATAGCTCTAAAATTGGtattaatatttctattaacGTTTTTGTGAAAAAAATACATGTATACAATAGGAAAATTACGTACCTCGGAAAAGGTAGGATTTTCTTTGACTTCTTTTAATTCATATAATAGCACTTCTAATATATTAAGTGGCAACCAAACTGGTGTAGTTACGGATGTTAAGTGCGTTTTAAGACCGAAATTTTCTTTACCATCACCCATAACAGCATTAATGTATTCAACTCCTAACTCGCTAGCTTCTAATATTCTACCAGCATTTAACATAAGGCGAAGAAGTTCGGCAGCATTTCGTTTCTATAGTAAATACCAAGTGatcttttattatacaatataatataacaatataatataacaatatattgtaaCAATATGATAtaatgattaaaaaattatttacctTGTATGACATCAATAACCATTGAGGTATAAACGCTCCTTCTTGAAGTAATTTCCGAGTGACTGCTTTATGCAACTCACTGTATCTATCTTTTTCATGCTTCAACGTTAAATATTCTAACAATCTCCAAGCGGTGTTTGTAATATTTGTATTCGATAAACCAATGTCAAATATATCGTTTTGAATAAGCCAGTCCCATGCGTTTGGATCTTCTCCTCGACTTAAACGTATACACTGTGAAGCGAGACTTTCAAGCACGGAACTTTTATTAACTTTAAATTCATCGCATAAATGCAACGCTGTCGTGTACAATCCAATAGTTGGCAATATAATAATCAGCTCCGAGGGTCCAGCATGTGAAACAATATGCAActccgaatttattttcgatacTTTCAATCTTGCATCCACAATGTAGTATTCCCTTTTTATATCATTTAATTCAAGAACTTCtacttgtttttttattttataatgtaaaatatcTTCGCTACTGATGCTTCTTCTCGTTTGTACTTCATAATCCATTTCCTCCAAATAGTTCTGATCAATTACAGGCCTAACGATCCATCTATACTTTTCAGAGACAAGATGTAATGCATTAATACAAGCTAACAAGCACTGTGCTTGCCTTGATACAATAGCAACAGATTGTGATTCTTGGCTTAATCGCATAGCTTGCTCGTACATCACTGACGCAGCTGTAAAACAAATCAATTACTGTATGAAAAAAGGTTTAACACTGATTTCATAATAAGTTAAAGTAATACCTTTCCGCATGTTTCCTTTATCTATGTGAAAGctatataaaaaattgtagTAATTATTTTCTATGAGGTCCACACTCCTGGCTCTACCTTCTACTATTCTCTCTAAATCTTCATACATATCGACATaaggaaatgaaattaaatctattaattttttacGTTCAAAGAGAGTCACTACCAATTGCCTCAAACAATCTACTCTACGTGCAACATCCGGATTCGAATTTAAGCAATTGTAAGCTTTTATATGGTGACCCAGATTCAAATGTTGCATGAATACTATTGAGTGAAGTGTTGGCAAATTAGGATCATCTTTATCAGCCATTAATATAGCTGTTTCAGCGAGCTCTATGATACAATCGGAAGCATTATGTTCTTCAAATAATTTGATAACTTTCAAGTAATACTGAATTAACGAACTATTTTCGGATAGTACGCTAGATTCGAGTAAGGCATCAGCTAGAAATTCATCTGTCAAAATTCCTCTAGAAGCTCGAAGGAAATGATCGCAAGCTTTATGCGCTTCTCCCATTTCAAGTAACGCGACTGCTAATATAAATTTTCTCGATGCACTGTTCCACTCGCACCATGTATTTAGAAGCCTCACATACTCTTGAACCAGCAAGAACTGACAACTAGACAATAGCCATTCAGGGAAGATAAAATTTCCCGATCTCGGCCAtctgatatattttttattaaggaaatatataaaaattttaagacaaaaaagaaacgtataccacgtatataaCTAATATATACGCACGTGCATAAATAAATCGATAGTTTTATGAAAGGATACACGAGCTGTGCGATAAAAGTAATATGCGTTAACATCCCATAATGCCATGGAATTAAACTAGTCGCATCTAAATTTGTATGAGCCATCAAATTGTGAGCATGTTTTGCACCACTGTTTTCTataaataattctaataatGATGAAGATCGATGTTGCTTGAATCCTATATTTGCTCTCGAATCAACAAGTTTCAGTAGTGCTAGACGCTGAACACTAGAATCTAATAGAGATTGTATAGGCATTGGTAATGCTGTGGATTCACATATccacgttacaacataataagCTTGCATTAACACAACTGTCTTAGGTGCTAATGATGATTTTATGGAATGTAATGATCGTGAATCAAACAATTCAGGTCGTAGTAATATCATTTGTtgcaaaattaataaatttctgCAGATCGCGAATCTCAATTGTGTTATTTGTGCTACACTTTTCGATATTGCCGAGATGCCTAAGTGACTACTAAAAAAGTGATTTATATTGAGTAATAGTATCGAGGCATCATGATCATCATTAAGATGTACTTTGTTTGGTTGTCCAAGATCATATGTTAATGTTTCTAGCAACATTGCCATAGCGCTGGATATATCTCTAACGTTTGATAATTTGTGACAGCTAAGATGATGCGTAACAAAGTTACTAATCGGTTCTTCCGACTCTAACATCAGTTTTGACAATAAATCATCGATAATAGTGTCTGGACTTTTTAAATGATAGAGCTCTCTCTTTACCGCTGTTTTAGTTTCTTCGGATAATTGTTCTTCTAATAGTACTAATGCTGACATTAAAGTAATAAGATCCTGACATATATCTTCGTCTTGTGACAAAACCGGCGTTGTTTTGAATCGGGATGTATATGATCTTTCATTACAAAACATTAAATATTCTAAAGCTTCCATTGGTCTCAAAAGCGAGAAGCACgattttttaagtaaaactACTCCGTAAACGCTAGGCAGTAACAACAATCCCACTGGTCTTGTACTATTGGCATGATACTGTATAACCCAAGAATAAAATTTTGACCAACAACGATTGGCAATTTCTAAATAATCTTCATCCATAAGTTCATAATCCATAATTTCAGCTTGTATCTCAGCTTCTACCGCAATACACACGCGTTCTTTCAATTCCGCAGCAGAAAGAATTTTATCTTCCAAAAAATTAGATCTTTTGTATATGTTCAATGCTTTTGTTATATCTGCCAAAGAGAACTGACCAGGGTGAAAAATGTAATTGATATATGCTTGTCTCGGATCAGTATCAGCATCACTAAGAATGTAGTCTCTGTCTGGTGTTTGTTCTAGAATCGCAGCTTCCCATTCAGAGTTAACGCGTCCACCACACAATGATAATTGAGCATGCGTTACTTCAACTGTATCCATATCAGTGGTTCTCCAAACAGCCCATAATCGAGTAGTGGTAAAGAAAAAGTCAACTAAATGTTGCTGTAAAGATTAATACATATAAAAGTTGTTTTAAATGGCAACTAATTTGTAATCAATATGAATAAATGTGAATAGTACATACATCTTGTGCGAACTTGGtacataatctaacaaattTAAACATTCCATTATCTTGAATTGGCTTTAAAATACTAAATTCACATCTAGTactaaattttaaaaaagttcCTAAGTATAATTCATTATTAGGACCCAATGCTTTTCTTAATATATGGCCCTGTGCACCTTGCGAAGCAATGCGATTATCTATCGCTGTATCAGTCACGGCCACGCATTGAGCTTTGTTACAAGACCACATACGGATATTACCTTCACGACACAATGCAAACAGATATGTATCACTTTCACAACTATGTATTGTTAATGACATAGCCACATGGGCTTCAGAATTGCGTCCTCTGAAAGCAGTTGCAATACCACTAAGAAATCTTGGCACTATTGAATCTTGTTTTAATT
This genomic stretch from Bombus affinis isolate iyBomAffi1 chromosome 16, iyBomAffi1.2, whole genome shotgun sequence harbors:
- the LOC126925475 gene encoding nuclear pore complex protein Nup160 homolog isoform X2, coding for MSAQNVKRTKEDPHMFHVITNAGTTNSPVPHAAASWLIPPQEALFALAYNSGTILLLRLDTKTGLVHSSELKQDSIVPRFLSGIATAFRGRNSEAHVAMSLTIHSCESDTYLFALCREGNIRMWSCNKAQCVAVTDTAIDNRIASQGAQGHILRKALGPNNELYLGTFLKFSTRCEFSILKPIQDNGMFKFVRLCTKFAQDQHLVDFFFTTTRLWAVWRTTDMDTVEVTHAQLSLCGGRVNSEWEAAILEQTPDRDYILSDADTDPRQAYINYIFHPGQFSLADITKALNIYKRSNFLEDKILSAAELKERVCIAVEAEIQAEIMDYELMDEDYLEIANRCWSKFYSWVIQYHANSTRPVGLLLLPSVYGVVLLKKSCFSLLRPMEALEYLMFCNERSYTSRFKTTPVLSQDEDICQDLITLMSALVLLEEQLSEETKTAVKRELYHLKSPDTIIDDLLSKLMLESEEPISNFVTHHLSCHKLSNVRDISSAMAMLLETLTYDLGQPNKVHLNDDHDASILLLNINHFFSSHLGISAISKSVAQITQLRFAICRNLLILQQMILLRPELFDSRSLHSIKSSLAPKTVVLMQAYYVVTWICESTALPMPIQSLLDSSVQRLALLKLVDSRANIGFKQHRSSSLLELFIENSGAKHAHNLMAHTNLDATSLIPWHYGMLTHITFIAQLVWPRSGNFIFPEWLLSSCQFLLVQEYVRLLNTWCEWNSASRKFILAVALLEMGEAHKACDHFLRASRGILTDEFLADALLESSVLSENSSLIQYYLKVIKLFEEHNASDCIIELAETAILMADKDDPNLPTLHSIVFMQHLNLGHHIKAYNCLNSNPDVARRVDCLRQLVVTLFERKKLIDLISFPYVDMYEDLERIVEGRARSVDLIENNYYNFLYSFHIDKGNMRKAASVMYEQAMRLSQESQSVAIVSRQAQCLLACINALHLVSEKYRWIVRPVIDQNYLEEMDYEVQTRRSISSEDILHYKIKKQVEVLELNDIKREYYIVDARLKVSKINSELHIVSHAGPSELIIILPTIGLYTTALHLCDEFKVNKSSVLESLASQCIRLSRGEDPNAWDWLIQNDIFDIGLSNTNITNTAWRLLEYLTLKHEKDRYSELHKAVTRKLLQEGAFIPQWLLMSYKKRNAAELLRLMLNAGRILEASELGVEYINAVMGDGKENFGLKTHLTSVTTPVWLPLNILEVLLYELKEVKENPTFSESYQRLQRALQSYEQKVIRVSKDMIEIKLSNKNC